A single genomic interval of Rhododendron vialii isolate Sample 1 chromosome 3a, ASM3025357v1 harbors:
- the LOC131320409 gene encoding telomere repeat-binding protein 4 isoform X1, which produces MVVKKKHNNGFHGYGVPVIPRGPRSIRRRDLLKRTIEDSQICAFELLATVAGKLLLESEGSASSNAAEGKDPSSLHSGGVKQEQLEGAKALRSECLDQGSCVESVSVAGRHVESILRELPSAVCDPVLESTSVISSSNFSGKVVHDLKLEIPENQTSLEKSSCKIEGGSSDIGQSCDGYVDSGIARQLEDKGDRNYNVHLTTASTSNPKDEMEICVNTHPLINSDSSVQLTSFRDSIPNASFPRRRNNVKVGTRDDDEKFVGSNLPNSKIRSFRPQRIGHRRIRKLLTSKYWKGAPMLKDCEYSNTNGCIKCVSRNRKILHTCERIQREGPFKKRRIFNPSSALAYDGEGSSESISNSPEKGMKGEKSGSGLNKASLVSSSAASHQASLQSKESQVKFSIKSFKVPDLYIEVPETSTVGSLKRTVMEAVTAILRGGLHIGVLLQGKEVKDDNRTLLQTGISHNDYLDTLGFTLEPSSATASPPMSPKDPPVLLPCETHQDLTWLTVSPILDTEFANASCDPPPAANVPNHVESNHELALSPTDEVTNGTTPNSGALVSIPPISVEALAVVPLNQKTRRSELAQRRIRRPFSVSEVEALVEAVEKLGTGRWRDVKLRAFEDADHRTYVDLKDKWKTLVHTASIAPQQRRGQPVPQDLLDRVLCAHSYWSQHQSKLHGKNHTEPLKISDTQAGQV; this is translated from the exons ATGGTGGTGAAGAAGAAACATAATAATGGATTTCACGGCTACGGGGTCCCTGTTATTCCTAGAGGTCCCAGATCCATAAGA aGGAGAGACTTGCTTAAGAGAACCATTGAGGATAGCCAAATTTGTGCTTTTGAACTATTGGCTACTGTTGCGGGCAAGTTGTTGTTGGAGAGTGAAGGTTCTGCTTCTAGTAATGCCGCAGAAGGAAAAGATCCATCTAGCCTTCACAGTGGTGGTGTTAAGCAGGAACAACTGGAAGGAGCTAAAGCTTTGAGATCAGAGTGCCTTGATCAGGGAAGCTGCGTAGAGAGTGTCTCTGTTGCTGGACGCCATGTAGAATCCATTTTGAGAGAATTGCCTTCTGCGGTTTGTGATCCTGTTTTGGAGAGCACTTCTGTTATTTCGAGTTCTAACTTCTCCGGAAAAGTTGTTCATGATTTGAAGTTGGAAATCCCAGAAAACCAGACATCACTGGAAAAATCCTCTTGCAAAATAGAGGGAGGCTCCTCTGATATTGGGCAATCATGTGATGGTTATGTAGATAGTGGAATTGCAAGACAGCTAGAGGACAAAGGGGATCGTAATTATAATGTACATTTGACTACAGCTAGTACCTCCAATCCAAAGGATGAAATGGAAATATGTGTGAATACCCATCCATTGATTAATTCTGACAGTAGTGTACAGTTGACCTCATTTAGGGATTCTATTCCTAATGCTTCTTTTCCCAGGCGTAGGAACAATGTAAAGGTAGGTACTAGAGATGATGATGAAAAATTTGTTGGGAGCAATCTTCCTAACTCCAAGATAAGGTCCTTTAGGCCCCAACGGATTGGACACCGAAGAATAAGAAAGTTGCTGACCTCAAAATACTGGAAAGGAGCTCCAATGCTGAAGGATTGTGAATATTCTAACACCA ATGGGTGTATAAAGTGTGTCTCCCGCAATAGGAAAATCCTTCACACCTGCGAAAGAATTCAACGCGAAGGCCCATTTAAGAAGAGGAGAATTTTCAACCCTAGCTCAGCACTTGCATATGATGGGGAGGGAAGTAGTGAAAGTATTTCTAATTCACCTGAGAAAGGCATGAAAGGAGAAAAGAGTGGTTCAGGTTTGAATAAAG CAAGTTTAGTATCCTCTTCAGCTGCATCTCATCAAGCATCGTTGCAGTCGAAGGAATCACAAG TGAAGTTCAGCATTAAGTCCTTCAAGGTACCAGATCTTTACATTGAGGTCCCAGAAACTTCCACCGTTGGATCCCTGAAG AGAACAGTTATGGAGGCAGTGACTGCTATTCTTCGAGGTGGATTACATATCGGTGTACTACTTCAAGGGAAAGAGGTTAAAGATGATAATAGAACTCTATTGCAAACTGGTATTTCTCATAATGACTACCTGGATACGCTTGGTTTTACATTGGAACCAAGTTCTGCAACAGCTTCTCCACCTATGTCCCCTAAAGATCCTCCAGTTTTGCTGCCATGTGAGACACACCAAGATTTAACCTG GTTGACAGTCAGTCCCATTTTGGATACGGAGTTCGCTAATGCTTCATGTGATCCTCCTCCAGCAGCTAATGTGCCCAACCATGTGGAAAGTAACCATGAAttggctctctctcctacaGATGAAGTAACTAATGGAACAACACCAAATTCTGGAGCCTTGGTTTCCATCCCTCCAATTAGTGTGGAGGCACTTGCTGTGGTTCCGTTGAACCAGAAAACTAGGCGTTCTGAACTTGCACAACGGAGGATTAGGAGACCTTTCTCTGTTTCAGAAGTAGAAGCACTGGTTGAAGCAGTTGAGAAACTTGGAACTGGAAG GTGGCGCGATGTTAAACTGCGTGCTTTTGAGGATGCTGATCATCGTACTTATGTGGACTTAAAG GATAAGTGGAAAACATTGGTTCACACGGCGAGCATCGCTCCACAGCAAAGAAGAGGGCAGCCGGTGCCCCAGGATCTCTTGGACAGAGTCTTGTGCGCCCATTCTTACTGGTCTCAGCACCAATCTAAGCTACACGGCAAGAATCACACTGAACCTCTCAAAATTTCAGACACCCAGGCGGGACAAGTTTGA
- the LOC131321203 gene encoding uncharacterized protein LOC131321203 — MWTSLWNSLIAPKIRLFMWKAACNWLACKANLFRRKCAPNPMCPICASASETIEHMLFHCPWVKAMWFGSGKAFWVLQKDIVAVDKWLEDLLCGCLSKESEREDVGLIFQICWAIWKDRNRCVFNDKNPRPEVVIEQARGANVDYLQTVCDKMQMDSTIRSRVERWSLPPPSVLKINCDGVFKSSCSLAAFGIIARDSGGSAHDWRSGRVMVSSALMIEA; from the coding sequence ATGTGGACAAGCTTATGGAATTCTCTAATAGCCCCCAAGATTCGATTGTTCATGTGGAAAGCTGCTTGCAATTGGTTAGCCTGCAAAGCCAATTTATTCCGTAGGAAATGTGCCCCTAATCCTATGTGCCCAATTTGTGCAAGTGCTAGTGAGACGATTGAACATATGTTGTTCCACTGTCCATGGGTTAAAGCTATGTGGTTTGGTAGTGGCAAAGCCTTCTGGGTGCTCCAAAAGGATATTGTAGCGGTGGACAAATGGCTAGAAGATTTGCTGTGTGGGTGCCTTTCAAAAGAATCTGAAAGAGAAGATGTGGGGTTGATCTTTCAAATTTGTTGGGCAATTTGGAAGGACAGGAATAGGTGTGTCTTCAATGACAAGAACCCAAGGCCAGAAGTGGTGATTGAGCAGGCACGAGGAGCAAATGTGGACTACTTGCAAACTGTTTGCGATAAAATGCAGATGGATTCTACTATACGATCACGGGTGGAAAGGTGGTCCCTGCCTCCTCCATCAGTCTTGAAAATTAATTGTGATGGAGTGTTTAAATCTTCTTGCAGCCTTGCTGCCTTTGGCATAATTGCTAGAGATAGTGGTGGATCAGCTCACGATTGGCGGTCTGGCAGAGTTATGGTATCCTCGGCTTTGATGATTGAAGCTTGA
- the LOC131320409 gene encoding telomere repeat-binding protein 4 isoform X2, translating to MVVKKKHNNGFHGYGVPVIPRGPRSIRRRDLLKRTIEDSQICAFELLATVAGKLLLESEGSASSNAAEGKDPSSLHSGGVKQEQLEGAKALRSECLDQGSCVESVSVAGRHVESILRELPSAVCDPVLESTSVISSSNFSGKVVHDLKLEIPENQTSLEKSSCKIEGGSSDIGQSCDGYVDSGIARQLEDKGDRNYNVHLTTASTSNPKDEMEICVNTHPLINSDSSVQLTSFRDSIPNASFPRRRNNVKVGTRDDDEKFVGSNLPNSKIRSFRPQRIGHRRIRKLLTSKYWKGAPMLKDCEYSNTNGCIKCVSRNRKILHTCERIQREGPFKKRRIFNPSSALAYDGEGSSESISNSPEKGMKGEKSGSASLVSSSAASHQASLQSKESQVKFSIKSFKVPDLYIEVPETSTVGSLKRTVMEAVTAILRGGLHIGVLLQGKEVKDDNRTLLQTGISHNDYLDTLGFTLEPSSATASPPMSPKDPPVLLPCETHQDLTWLTVSPILDTEFANASCDPPPAANVPNHVESNHELALSPTDEVTNGTTPNSGALVSIPPISVEALAVVPLNQKTRRSELAQRRIRRPFSVSEVEALVEAVEKLGTGRWRDVKLRAFEDADHRTYVDLKDKWKTLVHTASIAPQQRRGQPVPQDLLDRVLCAHSYWSQHQSKLHGKNHTEPLKISDTQAGQV from the exons ATGGTGGTGAAGAAGAAACATAATAATGGATTTCACGGCTACGGGGTCCCTGTTATTCCTAGAGGTCCCAGATCCATAAGA aGGAGAGACTTGCTTAAGAGAACCATTGAGGATAGCCAAATTTGTGCTTTTGAACTATTGGCTACTGTTGCGGGCAAGTTGTTGTTGGAGAGTGAAGGTTCTGCTTCTAGTAATGCCGCAGAAGGAAAAGATCCATCTAGCCTTCACAGTGGTGGTGTTAAGCAGGAACAACTGGAAGGAGCTAAAGCTTTGAGATCAGAGTGCCTTGATCAGGGAAGCTGCGTAGAGAGTGTCTCTGTTGCTGGACGCCATGTAGAATCCATTTTGAGAGAATTGCCTTCTGCGGTTTGTGATCCTGTTTTGGAGAGCACTTCTGTTATTTCGAGTTCTAACTTCTCCGGAAAAGTTGTTCATGATTTGAAGTTGGAAATCCCAGAAAACCAGACATCACTGGAAAAATCCTCTTGCAAAATAGAGGGAGGCTCCTCTGATATTGGGCAATCATGTGATGGTTATGTAGATAGTGGAATTGCAAGACAGCTAGAGGACAAAGGGGATCGTAATTATAATGTACATTTGACTACAGCTAGTACCTCCAATCCAAAGGATGAAATGGAAATATGTGTGAATACCCATCCATTGATTAATTCTGACAGTAGTGTACAGTTGACCTCATTTAGGGATTCTATTCCTAATGCTTCTTTTCCCAGGCGTAGGAACAATGTAAAGGTAGGTACTAGAGATGATGATGAAAAATTTGTTGGGAGCAATCTTCCTAACTCCAAGATAAGGTCCTTTAGGCCCCAACGGATTGGACACCGAAGAATAAGAAAGTTGCTGACCTCAAAATACTGGAAAGGAGCTCCAATGCTGAAGGATTGTGAATATTCTAACACCA ATGGGTGTATAAAGTGTGTCTCCCGCAATAGGAAAATCCTTCACACCTGCGAAAGAATTCAACGCGAAGGCCCATTTAAGAAGAGGAGAATTTTCAACCCTAGCTCAGCACTTGCATATGATGGGGAGGGAAGTAGTGAAAGTATTTCTAATTCACCTGAGAAAGGCATGAAAGGAGAAAAGAGTGGTTCAG CAAGTTTAGTATCCTCTTCAGCTGCATCTCATCAAGCATCGTTGCAGTCGAAGGAATCACAAG TGAAGTTCAGCATTAAGTCCTTCAAGGTACCAGATCTTTACATTGAGGTCCCAGAAACTTCCACCGTTGGATCCCTGAAG AGAACAGTTATGGAGGCAGTGACTGCTATTCTTCGAGGTGGATTACATATCGGTGTACTACTTCAAGGGAAAGAGGTTAAAGATGATAATAGAACTCTATTGCAAACTGGTATTTCTCATAATGACTACCTGGATACGCTTGGTTTTACATTGGAACCAAGTTCTGCAACAGCTTCTCCACCTATGTCCCCTAAAGATCCTCCAGTTTTGCTGCCATGTGAGACACACCAAGATTTAACCTG GTTGACAGTCAGTCCCATTTTGGATACGGAGTTCGCTAATGCTTCATGTGATCCTCCTCCAGCAGCTAATGTGCCCAACCATGTGGAAAGTAACCATGAAttggctctctctcctacaGATGAAGTAACTAATGGAACAACACCAAATTCTGGAGCCTTGGTTTCCATCCCTCCAATTAGTGTGGAGGCACTTGCTGTGGTTCCGTTGAACCAGAAAACTAGGCGTTCTGAACTTGCACAACGGAGGATTAGGAGACCTTTCTCTGTTTCAGAAGTAGAAGCACTGGTTGAAGCAGTTGAGAAACTTGGAACTGGAAG GTGGCGCGATGTTAAACTGCGTGCTTTTGAGGATGCTGATCATCGTACTTATGTGGACTTAAAG GATAAGTGGAAAACATTGGTTCACACGGCGAGCATCGCTCCACAGCAAAGAAGAGGGCAGCCGGTGCCCCAGGATCTCTTGGACAGAGTCTTGTGCGCCCATTCTTACTGGTCTCAGCACCAATCTAAGCTACACGGCAAGAATCACACTGAACCTCTCAAAATTTCAGACACCCAGGCGGGACAAGTTTGA